A part of Myxococcus landrumus genomic DNA contains:
- a CDS encoding helix-turn-helix domain-containing protein, which produces MTEVELEAIRRIIREELSAAGAVGDLLTLAQAAALVSVSEATIKRWLRDGVLVRHGEGRTVRISKRQLLEVMARQESSPVSNAELERMADAALGRAV; this is translated from the coding sequence ATGACGGAAGTGGAGTTGGAGGCCATCCGAAGAATCATCCGCGAGGAGCTGTCGGCCGCGGGCGCCGTCGGTGACCTTTTGACACTCGCACAAGCAGCCGCGCTGGTGAGCGTGAGCGAGGCGACCATCAAGCGATGGCTCCGCGACGGCGTGCTCGTGCGACATGGAGAAGGGCGCACGGTGCGCATCTCCAAGCGCCAGCTCCTAGAGGTGATGGCGAGGCAGGAGTCCTCGCCCGTCTCGAATGCGGAGTTGGAGCGGATGGCCGATGCGGCGCTCGGGAGGGCGGTCTGA
- a CDS encoding M16 family metallopeptidase: protein MRRLLPLLLLLLGIALPAFAQSTSSPTQAFPYTLKTDKLPNGLTVVRVPYPSQGIVSYVTVVRVGSRNEVEAGKTGFAHFFEHMMFKGTPRHPEGERERILGTFGFDDNAFTTDDITLYYSYGPTAGLPQLIDIEADRFRNLEYSEPSFRTEALAVLGEYHKSAAAPFLKMEETLNAAAFTKHTYRHTTLGFYEDIKAMPEAYQYSRDFFQRWYTPDNTLLFIVGDFDDDQVMKLVRENYGPWDRKTSTITVPTEPPQTQPRNAHVDWPQPTQPRQVLAWHTPAASANTNNAAIQTVLVAYLVGPTSPAYKQLVLEQQLVESIGSDYVDHRDPHLFTLTATLKDERHRDRVRLALLREVSKVAAGKVDAARVKAIQDNARYGALMALQTPRDVGIQLGWYAGILGTPDGLQRHLAHLAKVTPAQLSEFTKRYLQASKLTQLSLTPKVDTAGGTK, encoded by the coding sequence ATGAGACGACTGCTCCCACTCCTCCTGCTCCTGCTGGGCATCGCGCTCCCCGCGTTCGCTCAGTCCACGAGCTCCCCCACCCAGGCCTTCCCCTACACCCTCAAGACGGACAAGCTCCCCAACGGCCTCACCGTCGTCCGGGTGCCCTACCCCTCCCAGGGCATCGTCTCCTACGTCACCGTCGTCCGCGTCGGCTCGCGCAATGAAGTGGAGGCCGGCAAGACGGGCTTCGCCCACTTCTTCGAGCACATGATGTTCAAGGGCACCCCGCGCCACCCGGAAGGCGAGCGCGAGCGCATCCTCGGCACCTTCGGGTTCGACGACAACGCCTTCACCACCGACGACATCACCCTCTACTACTCCTACGGCCCCACCGCCGGACTCCCCCAGCTCATCGACATCGAGGCCGACCGCTTCCGCAACCTCGAGTACTCCGAGCCCTCCTTCCGCACCGAGGCCCTCGCCGTCCTCGGCGAGTACCACAAGAGCGCCGCGGCCCCCTTCCTCAAGATGGAGGAGACCCTCAACGCCGCCGCCTTCACGAAGCACACCTACCGCCACACCACCCTCGGATTCTACGAGGACATCAAGGCCATGCCGGAGGCCTACCAGTACAGCCGCGACTTCTTCCAGCGCTGGTACACCCCGGACAACACCCTGCTCTTCATCGTCGGTGACTTCGACGACGACCAGGTGATGAAGCTCGTCCGCGAGAACTACGGCCCGTGGGACCGCAAGACGTCCACCATCACCGTCCCCACCGAGCCCCCGCAGACCCAGCCTCGCAACGCCCACGTCGACTGGCCCCAGCCCACGCAGCCCCGGCAGGTGCTCGCGTGGCACACGCCCGCCGCGTCCGCCAACACCAACAACGCAGCCATCCAGACGGTGCTCGTCGCCTACCTCGTCGGCCCCACCAGCCCCGCCTACAAGCAGCTCGTCCTCGAGCAGCAGCTCGTCGAGTCCATCGGCAGCGACTACGTCGACCACCGCGACCCGCACCTGTTCACCCTCACCGCCACACTCAAGGACGAGCGCCACCGGGACCGCGTCCGCCTGGCCCTGCTCCGAGAGGTCAGCAAGGTCGCCGCGGGCAAGGTCGACGCCGCCCGCGTCAAGGCCATCCAGGACAACGCCCGCTACGGCGCCCTCATGGCCCTCCAGACGCCGCGCGACGTGGGCATCCAGCTCGGCTGGTACGCCGGAATCCTCGGCACGCCCGATGGACTCCAGCGCCACCTGGCCCACCTCGCCAAGGTGACGCCCGCGCAGCTCTCCGAGTTCACCAAGCGCTACCTCCAGGCCTCCAAGCTCACCCAGCTCAGCCTCACCCCCAAGGTCGACACCGCCGGAGGGACGAAGTGA
- a CDS encoding M16 family metallopeptidase codes for MKTQTLVSLTALLSLAGCASQQKPAPEHTPPPAQEATATPPVEAPPLAPAEVPAIPLQQPKPMELVVLARPDTPIVTFRLVFHSGSIDDPKGKEGLTALTATLMAEGGTQKLTSAQLLDALFPMAAELDTSVDKEFTTFSGRVHRDFLPRYLDIFTDVLLAPRLDAAELERLRTNAISTVENGLRSANDEGLGKAALDALIYEGHPYAHYTGGTVQGLKSITLDDVKAHAQRVFTQDRLVVGLAGAVDDALKQSLLSRLGTLPATGAPRVTLPTVTATSGRAVILQKQTLSTAVSMGYVNPVRRGDPDFFPLAFALTHLGEHRQSIGLLFNELREKRGLNYGDYAYAEHFIEDPGTTYNRTNIARTQQDLTVWIRPVDPSHAVFATRGALYFLDQLVKEPIAQERFDLMRGFLQGYSRLWEQTDPRRLGYAIDSLFYGTPHYLEQYRQALTKMTPQSVQEVLRRRLHPAALNFAFVTQDAEALANALRSGQPSPITYASDKSQALLDVDKSIIGLPLPVRADAITVTPAQSFMEK; via the coding sequence ATGAAGACCCAGACCCTCGTGTCCCTCACCGCGCTGCTCTCCCTCGCCGGCTGCGCCTCCCAACAGAAGCCCGCGCCCGAGCACACGCCGCCTCCCGCTCAAGAGGCCACCGCCACGCCTCCCGTCGAGGCCCCGCCCTTGGCCCCCGCGGAAGTCCCCGCCATTCCGCTCCAGCAGCCCAAGCCGATGGAGCTCGTGGTCCTCGCCCGGCCGGACACGCCCATCGTCACCTTCCGGCTCGTCTTCCACTCGGGCTCCATCGACGACCCGAAGGGCAAGGAGGGCCTCACCGCGCTCACCGCCACGCTGATGGCCGAGGGCGGAACCCAGAAGCTCACCTCCGCGCAGCTGCTCGACGCGCTCTTCCCCATGGCCGCCGAGCTGGACACCTCCGTCGACAAGGAGTTCACCACCTTCTCCGGCCGCGTCCACCGCGACTTCCTGCCGCGCTACCTCGACATCTTCACCGATGTGCTGCTCGCGCCTCGCCTCGACGCGGCCGAGCTGGAGCGGCTTCGCACCAACGCCATCAGCACCGTGGAGAACGGCCTGCGCAGCGCCAATGACGAGGGGCTCGGCAAGGCCGCCCTCGATGCGCTCATCTACGAAGGCCACCCCTACGCGCACTACACCGGCGGCACCGTGCAGGGCCTCAAGTCCATCACCCTGGACGACGTGAAGGCCCACGCCCAGCGCGTCTTCACGCAGGACCGGCTCGTCGTGGGACTTGCGGGCGCCGTGGACGACGCGCTGAAGCAGTCGCTGCTCTCGCGCCTGGGCACGCTGCCCGCCACGGGAGCGCCTCGCGTGACGCTGCCCACCGTCACCGCGACGTCGGGCCGCGCCGTCATCCTCCAGAAGCAGACGCTCTCCACCGCCGTCAGCATGGGCTACGTCAACCCCGTGCGCCGAGGCGACCCGGACTTCTTCCCCCTCGCCTTCGCGCTCACGCACCTGGGCGAGCACCGCCAGTCCATCGGCCTGCTCTTCAACGAGCTGCGTGAGAAGCGCGGCCTCAACTACGGCGACTACGCCTACGCCGAGCACTTCATCGAGGACCCCGGCACCACGTACAACCGCACCAACATCGCGCGCACACAGCAGGACCTCACCGTGTGGATTCGCCCGGTGGACCCGTCCCACGCGGTGTTCGCCACGCGCGGCGCGCTGTACTTCCTCGACCAGCTCGTGAAGGAGCCCATTGCCCAGGAGCGCTTCGACCTGATGCGCGGCTTCCTCCAGGGGTACTCGCGCCTGTGGGAACAGACGGACCCTCGGCGGCTGGGCTACGCCATCGACTCGCTCTTCTACGGGACGCCGCACTATCTGGAGCAGTACCGCCAGGCCCTCACGAAGATGACGCCGCAGTCCGTGCAGGAGGTGCTGCGTCGGCGCCTCCATCCCGCGGCCCTCAACTTCGCGTTCGTCACACAGGACGCGGAGGCGCTCGCCAACGCGCTGCGCTCGGGGCAGCCCTCGCCCATCACCTACGCGTCGGACAAGTCCCAGGCCCTGCTGGATGTCGACAAGTCCATCATTGGCTTGCCGCTTCCCGTGCGCGCGGACGCCATCACCGTCACCCCCGCGCAGTCCTTCATGGAGAAGTAG
- a CDS encoding OmpA family protein: protein MRGTSSGHLPRWRPLSGSIIRLAVLGLMMASAAASAEPDPFSRGFDAVPVKPTPAQNSGIALEGTSSGEPVGSFRGALLFDFNWRILALKLGDEKLGDLLPYRLDAHLLFAYQLHERVELGVDLPVTVLQGDNFHLLRDALNAPNFPGAAGVSRTTLGDMRVVPRLHLLDQEQFPVGVSLIPEVRLPTGSADSFTGERGVLFAPRLAVEHRFGSLPVPIRVLGNVGMRLRKDAQYLNLRVGDELTLGGGAIAELPNMGRFTDVQATAEMHLGTPLVRPFNFDQADSLKTPWEALVGARAKIWGNWGLELNVGRGINLSSGYGREALRVMFGLRYDERFADSDGDNVPDHRDRCPNEAEDKDGFMDSDGCPDLDNDDDGVVDGEDSCPNVKGPKERKGCPEVDTDGDGITDEFDKCPEKPGPKDYDGCPDTDGDEVPDNEDDCPDQFGPPENNGCPFDSPPYVFVESDRIRIKGNVLFETGSAVIQKRSYPLLDEVATVLRKNPTLGPVLIEGHTDNRGSRQLNMGLSDRRARSVLDYLVAKGIERKRLSSAGFGFDRPIATNDTALGRAKNRRVDFKLVRSEVETEGKETVVPAGQQPPASKPSTDTTAPAAPSPAPTSKPSTGASAPTAPSPAPASKPATGATAPASTGAAPAAKPSSSAPAPASSSGTAPASKPAATAPPSSSGPAPASKPATTTAAPASSSGAAPAAKPAATAPSSSGTTPASKPATTTAAPASSPGTAPVSKPATSPTAPTPATAPTSKPPASDGKAPSTPAQPTTPGK from the coding sequence ATGCGAGGAACCAGCTCCGGCCATCTTCCACGGTGGCGGCCCCTGAGCGGCTCCATCATTCGACTTGCTGTGCTTGGCCTGATGATGGCCTCGGCGGCGGCAAGCGCGGAGCCAGACCCCTTCTCTCGCGGCTTTGACGCTGTCCCCGTCAAGCCCACTCCCGCGCAGAACAGCGGCATCGCGTTGGAGGGAACCAGCAGCGGCGAGCCCGTGGGAAGTTTCCGCGGCGCACTGCTCTTCGACTTCAACTGGCGCATCCTCGCGCTCAAGCTTGGAGACGAGAAGCTGGGCGACCTGCTGCCGTACCGGCTCGACGCGCACCTGCTCTTCGCCTACCAGCTCCATGAGCGCGTGGAGCTGGGCGTGGACCTGCCCGTCACGGTGCTCCAGGGCGACAACTTCCACCTCCTGCGCGATGCGCTGAACGCCCCCAACTTCCCCGGGGCCGCGGGCGTGAGCCGCACGACGCTCGGAGACATGCGCGTGGTGCCTCGGCTCCACCTCCTGGACCAGGAGCAGTTCCCCGTGGGCGTGTCGCTCATCCCCGAAGTCCGCCTGCCCACCGGCAGCGCGGACAGCTTCACGGGCGAGCGAGGAGTGCTCTTCGCCCCGCGCCTCGCGGTGGAGCACCGCTTCGGCTCCCTGCCTGTTCCCATCCGCGTCCTGGGCAACGTGGGCATGCGCCTGCGCAAGGATGCGCAGTATCTCAACCTGCGCGTGGGCGATGAGCTGACGCTCGGAGGCGGTGCCATCGCCGAGCTGCCCAACATGGGCCGGTTCACCGACGTGCAGGCCACGGCGGAAATGCATCTGGGCACGCCGCTGGTGCGCCCGTTCAACTTCGACCAGGCCGACTCGCTCAAGACGCCGTGGGAGGCGCTCGTGGGCGCTCGCGCGAAAATCTGGGGCAACTGGGGGCTCGAGCTGAACGTGGGCCGCGGCATCAACCTGTCCAGCGGCTACGGACGTGAAGCCCTGCGCGTCATGTTCGGGCTGCGCTACGACGAGCGCTTCGCCGACTCGGATGGCGACAACGTTCCCGACCACCGCGACCGCTGCCCCAACGAGGCCGAGGACAAGGACGGGTTCATGGACAGCGACGGCTGCCCCGACCTGGACAACGACGACGACGGCGTGGTCGACGGCGAGGACAGCTGCCCCAACGTGAAGGGTCCCAAGGAGCGCAAGGGCTGCCCCGAGGTGGACACCGACGGCGACGGCATCACCGACGAGTTCGACAAGTGCCCGGAGAAGCCCGGTCCCAAGGACTACGACGGCTGCCCCGACACCGATGGCGACGAGGTGCCCGACAACGAGGACGACTGCCCCGACCAGTTCGGTCCGCCGGAGAACAATGGCTGCCCGTTCGACTCGCCGCCGTATGTGTTCGTCGAGTCGGACCGCATCCGCATCAAGGGCAACGTGCTCTTCGAGACGGGCTCCGCCGTCATCCAGAAGCGCTCGTATCCGCTGCTCGACGAGGTGGCCACGGTGCTGCGGAAGAACCCCACGCTGGGCCCGGTGCTCATCGAGGGTCATACGGACAACCGCGGCTCGCGGCAGCTCAACATGGGCCTGTCGGACCGGCGCGCGCGCTCCGTGCTCGACTACCTGGTGGCGAAGGGAATCGAGCGCAAGCGCCTGAGCTCCGCGGGCTTCGGCTTCGACCGGCCTATCGCCACGAATGACACGGCGCTCGGCCGCGCGAAGAACCGCCGCGTTGACTTCAAGCTCGTGCGCTCCGAGGTGGAGACCGAGGGCAAGGAGACAGTCGTCCCGGCGGGACAGCAGCCTCCTGCTTCGAAGCCGTCCACGGATACGACGGCTCCGGCGGCACCAAGTCCCGCGCCCACTTCGAAGCCCTCCACGGGTGCCTCGGCTCCAACAGCACCGAGTCCCGCGCCTGCTTCGAAGCCCGCCACAGGAGCCACGGCACCAGCATCGACAGGTGCGGCACCCGCCGCGAAGCCCTCCTCGAGCGCCCCAGCGCCGGCGTCATCGTCGGGAACCGCACCTGCGTCGAAGCCAGCCGCGACGGCTCCGCCATCGTCGTCAGGTCCTGCGCCTGCCTCAAAGCCCGCCACGACCACGGCTGCGCCCGCGTCGTCGTCGGGAGCCGCCCCTGCGGCGAAGCCAGCCGCGACGGCTCCGTCGTCGTCGGGTACGACTCCTGCCTCAAAGCCCGCCACGACCACTGCTGCGCCCGCGTCGTCGCCGGGAACCGCACCTGTGTCGAAGCCGGCCACGAGCCCGACGGCTCCGACACCGGCTACGGCTCCCACCTCGAAGCCACCAGCCTCCGACGGCAAAGCACCGAGCACACCCGCGCAGCCGACAACGCCCGGGAAGTAG
- a CDS encoding TlpA family protein disulfide reductase, translating into MTQEGIGAPPPAKPVGGGTKLLLGVLAGLGLVGVVYLGVLEARRSQLVPDGAASPSFVLQKHEGGELRLEDLRGQVVMLDFWATWCPPCREEMPALVKLAKEYESQGLVFVAASRDDGAMAPKMVENFVRGHLPELKPYVAYAGDDMARAFQVSALPTLYFLDREGKVMDAQRGAMSEDAIRRRIERALKQQ; encoded by the coding sequence GTGACGCAGGAAGGAATCGGCGCACCGCCACCCGCGAAGCCGGTGGGTGGGGGGACCAAGCTGCTCTTGGGAGTGTTGGCGGGGTTGGGGTTGGTGGGGGTGGTGTACCTGGGAGTGCTGGAGGCTCGGCGCTCGCAGCTCGTGCCAGATGGCGCGGCCTCGCCTTCGTTCGTGCTTCAGAAGCACGAGGGCGGAGAGCTGAGGCTGGAGGACCTCCGGGGCCAGGTGGTGATGCTGGACTTCTGGGCGACGTGGTGTCCGCCCTGCCGCGAGGAGATGCCAGCGCTCGTGAAGCTGGCCAAGGAGTACGAGTCGCAGGGGCTCGTGTTCGTGGCGGCCAGCCGCGATGACGGGGCCATGGCACCCAAGATGGTGGAGAACTTCGTGCGGGGCCACCTGCCGGAGCTGAAGCCCTACGTGGCCTACGCCGGGGATGACATGGCGCGGGCCTTCCAGGTCAGCGCGCTGCCCACGCTGTACTTCTTGGACCGCGAGGGCAAGGTGATGGATGCGCAGCGAGGCGCCATGTCCGAGGATGCCATCCGCCGCCGCATCGAGCGGGCGCTGAAGCAGCAGTAA
- a CDS encoding BRcat domain-containing protein produces MSARLQPEELFQAARTRAAQMDVGRGDAVVERVRAATSALFSRIPEPPVYRRAEDPSRKAAAALLPEVEKVLAEALAAGRDPSNAPALEKIVAALLAHGEALCHTAGGRLEAAEMSWRRAQELERAAHPTRHLVTAPPLPPPVFDKVSGGSRYDPRPAPQASVKLVCPNTGCKRVGDYAFLTSHAYNRFVCPVCGTGFLAYFGELRALEVEVGRSSKRYFFTVDEVGANNAARIEFEEAGGQEFPAARRDLLAFLYTEARELKVVVNLTNQRLMWVSPASSCFVATVAFGEGAPELVAFRAYRDEVLRKSQLGRAFIRGYYRFGPDVARWVSRRPVARSGVRWTLRQVHDRLTRSGFS; encoded by the coding sequence ATGTCGGCGCGCTTGCAGCCCGAAGAACTCTTCCAGGCCGCCCGAACGAGGGCGGCGCAGATGGACGTGGGTCGTGGAGACGCGGTGGTGGAGCGTGTCCGGGCCGCCACGTCCGCGTTGTTCAGCCGGATTCCCGAGCCGCCGGTGTACCGCCGCGCCGAGGACCCTTCCCGAAAGGCCGCGGCGGCGCTGCTGCCGGAGGTGGAGAAAGTGCTCGCGGAGGCGCTCGCGGCGGGGAGAGACCCGTCGAATGCGCCCGCGCTGGAGAAAATCGTGGCCGCGCTGCTCGCGCACGGCGAGGCGCTGTGCCACACGGCCGGCGGACGCTTGGAGGCGGCGGAGATGTCGTGGCGCCGCGCGCAGGAGCTGGAGCGGGCCGCGCATCCGACGCGGCACCTGGTGACGGCGCCGCCGCTTCCGCCTCCGGTGTTCGACAAGGTGTCGGGGGGCTCGCGGTATGACCCTCGGCCCGCGCCGCAGGCGAGCGTGAAGCTGGTGTGTCCGAACACGGGCTGCAAGCGGGTGGGGGACTACGCGTTCCTGACGAGCCACGCCTACAACCGCTTCGTCTGTCCGGTGTGCGGCACGGGCTTCCTGGCGTACTTCGGGGAGCTGCGCGCGTTGGAGGTGGAGGTGGGGCGCAGCTCGAAGCGCTACTTCTTCACCGTGGACGAGGTGGGGGCGAACAACGCGGCGCGTATCGAGTTCGAGGAGGCGGGAGGACAGGAGTTCCCCGCGGCGCGCAGGGACTTGCTGGCGTTCCTGTACACGGAGGCTCGGGAGCTGAAGGTGGTGGTGAACCTCACCAACCAGCGGCTCATGTGGGTGAGCCCGGCGTCCTCGTGCTTCGTGGCGACGGTGGCGTTTGGCGAGGGAGCGCCGGAGCTGGTGGCGTTCCGTGCGTATCGAGATGAAGTCCTGCGGAAGAGTCAGCTCGGTCGAGCGTTCATCCGTGGCTACTATCGCTTTGGCCCGGACGTGGCACGGTGGGTGTCACGCAGGCCGGTGGCTCGGAGCGGAGTGCGCTGGACGCTGAGGCAGGTGCATGACCGCCTGACCAGGAGTGGATTCTCGTGA